In the genome of Pontibacter actiniarum, the window CAAGTTATTTACGCCCCCAGGCTTTACTATTTGACATCAACAGAATCAATGGAGGAAACACGCATCTGCGTGAAAGACTCTTTTAACGGTTACCTTCCCAAACATCTTACAGAAGAGGATATATCTCTCATGCTTTATGAGGAAAATTAAGTCTCTTCTCGAGTACTCAAAGTTCCCATAACCGCTGTCCATACCCACAAGCCTTTATCCTCCCGTATGTGCCCTCCGCCTGCGGTTGCAACTGTGCATTTTACTTGCTTGCGAGCAGTACATTGAGAACTATACGACTAACAGCAGGGGAAGTGTTTTTAGTCACGGAGTCCAAATCAGCCTGACAGGTTATAGGGAAATAACAAGCTTTGAGAGTCCCTTTGTGACGCATAAATAGAGTACTTATTTCACTAGGAGAACTAACTAACTAACTAACTAACGCTACAGCAGTATGTAGAGTTGAAGAAGAAACTGGCAACAAGGCAGAACTGCGTGTAAAGACCATTCGCTTTAGAGACCTAGCGTCGTATAACTTGTGTACGACCTCATAATCAAATTTAAACCCGCGTTCTGGGTCAATACATAGCTCACCGGTAAAAGCATGGTGAGTGCCTGGTAACAAGAGGGTGGTTATGGAGCTTTTTAACTCTCTACATAGTTAAAAAGCTCCAATGTTCTTCTGGTGTACTGATAAACGAGTATAACTTTCTAGTGCAGAGGAAGGATATTAGCAATTGATCATAGCTTTTGTTGGAGCAACTCCTTTTGTCTTTTTAAAACCTTTACTAAAAGCCGCCAAATCAGTAAAGTTTAAAAGTGATGCAATCTCTACCCAGCTTAGTCCCTGCTTTTTCAGCTCAATACTCTTTTCGATACGCTTCTTGAACAGGTAATTGTATGGGCTGTCGCCAAAACATTGCTTAAAAAGTCTATAAAAACGAAACTCAGACATGCAACAACTCTCCGCGACCTCCTTTATGCCCGCCTGGCAAAACACACTATCGTCCAGGACCTCTTTTCCAATAAGCAACCGACGAAATACCTCTTTACGAGTTGATAACTTTGCTGTCTTTACTTTATAATATGACTTAATTACACCTACATTTCCTTGCACAATGTAATCGATGAGCTCATATATAAGCTCCATAGCAGGTCGCTCAATCGAATGTGAAGCAGAGGAGGTAATGATGTTATCTAAAAAACACCTCAAAGAATCTGATACCGCCACTTCTCTCAAGAAAAGCTCCGGAGTAAGCAAATAGCGGCTAACCTCCTCATAATTGTCCAGTTCATTGGGCTGAAGCAACTGAAGTAACATATCGTTGACCAGCGCCTCGTCCATGTCAATACACACACTCCAGGTAGAGGTGTTTTTGATAGCAACATCCAAAGAAGACACTGAATTGTTGACAAGAAGGTACTTGTCCCTCGATACGCTGTACTTCTTGCCTTGCACGCAATAATGCTCTTGCCCTACAGCTGCATACTTTAGCCCAAGCCCGCGAGGCTGCACCTCATCTTCCAAGGAGGTAAAAAAAGAGCTCATTATCCGATTGGCACTTACTTTTGGCTTGAAATTATAATAATTTTTATCGTCCACATGCACCACTTCACATGCGTGACTGTAGGACACACCTACTGGCAATTTCGCCCTTCTCTCCATCAGTTCTATAATTATAATACAATACTTACTCAAATATACACATTTAAAGAAGGGCTCAAACAGCATGGCAACATGAAAATTAAAATAAGCAGGATTTTACAAGTTACACAGCAAGCGGACTGGACTGGCTGTGTTTTTCGCAGCACCGTGATAGGCGAAATAGAGAAATACAAAGATGAGTAGTCAGTAAATCTCTGAGGTACTTCTTATGCAGCGTTTAGAAAAATAGCGCCTGATTTTAATATGCTGTAGAAGCTAACTTTATGTTAAACTTGTCTTTTTCAGGTGGTATCAGCATCCACCCCCCCGGCCCTTTGCCCATTGAACTGGCATCATACACGCCTGAAATCAGAAAGCGGTGCAAGTTAATTCCTGCACCGCTTTGCTAGCACTATTGCTTGACAGACTACCAAACTCCCTGCTTCCTGTCGTAGGCCGCAGAAAAGCTACCCCGATTAATAGCCAGGATTCTGCACTAGGTTAGGATTTGCCTGAACGTCCACCTGTGGAATTGGAAGGATCGTTTTATTTGAGCCATAAGGTTGAACAGTGTACATACTGGAGGCCGGTATGTCTTTCTTGTTTCTCAACCTGTCAAAAATACCGTGTCCCTCAAAAGCAAGCTCTATTCTTCTTTCCAGCAAAATAGTTTCGATCAACTCCTCCCGGGAGGCAAAATCAGGAACTGAAAACTCAGAAGCCTGTGCCCGCCTGCGTAGTTGGTTAATTAACTCGATGGCCTCAGGGTTAACCGCGGAAGACTGCCTCGCCAAAGCCTCCGCCTTGGACAGTATCACTTCCGGGTAGCGGACAACAGGAATCCAGTTGGTCGCATCGGTGAATTTTAGGGTCCACACTTTCCCAAGTTTCCCCGTTGTTAACGTGGATTTGCGCAAATCGCTGTCTGCTAGTGTAGCAATTGCATGATATGGGCTGATGGATATATCTCCACGATTTTCGGGCGAATAATGGTTACCGATGGAGCTGTTTGTATTGGGGTTATCGGCTGCATTGTGTGCCACAGAGAAAATAGACTCCTTTGTCAAATAGTCTCTGAACGCAGTAATGGGCGCTGCATTTAGCTGATAGCCAAGCGCAGTAACCTTATCTGCGTACTCTATTACCTTAGTGTTTTCCCCTTTGTAAAGGTAGAGCCTCATCAAGAGGGCCTGTGCAGCACCCCGGGTGGCACGAGCCACGTTTGAAAAGTTAGTACCCTGTGTTATTGGCAAATTCAGCTCTCCAAACAGCAAGTCTTTCTCAATTTGAGCATAAACCTCTGCCACGGTGCTTCTTGAAAGTTGCGCCTCTGGAGCAAAAGCGCTTGATGCATCAAACGCTTTAAGCGCTACCGGAATACCAAGATGGGAAGCATCTGACGTAAAGTTATAAGGCTGTGCAAACAGGTTGATCAAATACCAGTGATTCAGTGCCCGTACGAATTTGGCTTCTGCTTCGTATTGATTAGCAAGAGCCACTGTTGCTACTTTGGAGCGGTTTTCCTCTAGTGCCTGCAGAAACAGGTTGGCAGTATAGATGGCCCTGTATCCTCCTGTCCAAGCAGCCATTACGGTTCCGTCGTTCGACAGCGTGTTAAAAAGCCCAACACCGCCAAAGTAACTAGCTGGGTCGGTGTCCCCACCACGGATATCGGCGTAGACAAGGGCGCGCCCACCCAAAAAGCTTGGATTCTGATTATCATCGTATATGCCGATAACTGCTTTCTCAATGCGTTCAGGAGAAGAGAAGACAGCATCAGGAGACAAACTTTCGATGGGTTCCTTTTCGATAACATCACATGATACTGTAGAAAACACCATTGTTCCGAACAGCAGTGATGCGACAATATTATTTCTAAACATTTTGTTCATTATTGTTTGGTTAAATTTTATAAACCTACACTTACACCTACAGTAAAGCTGCGCGACTGCGGCACCGACCGGTTATCTACCCCGTAGGCAATGTTTACGTCCCTGTTGGTATTCACCTCTGGGTCAGCCCCCGTGTATTTCGTAAGTACAAACACGTTCTGTATCTGCCCGTATACTCTAAGGTTGTTTAGACCGATTCTGTTGATCACACTGGATGGTACATTATAGCCCAGGCTTAGTTGACGCAATCGCAGGAAATCGCCGTCTTCCAACCAGCGTGTCGACGTACGAGTGGAGATATTATCTTGCAAGTACAGCTTAGGCACGTTGGTTACATCTCCTGGCTTCTGCCATCTGTCTTTGATCTCCGCTATGTTGTTGTTCAGGTAGTTCGTCATCAACCCTTGCCTTGTCTGGTTTAAGATTTTGTTGCCTCCACTGTATTGGAAGAAAATTCCTAAGTCGAATCCTTTGTAGGTAAAGGTATTGTCAAAACCGCCGAACCACTTCGGGTAAGGGTTACCCGCATACACCGCATCGTTTGCTGTAATGTCTGATGTTTCCGAGCCATCCATGAGGTAGTATTTCTGAGTAGCAGGATTGTACTGCTTTTTTGTACCGTCTTTGGCTAAAAACATCGAGTTGCCGTTCTCAGGGTTCACTCCTGCCCAACGAATCAGCTTAAACTCCCCAATCGCCTGTCCGACAGCAGCTTCGCTGGATCCGCTAACAACCGGAACATCATTGAAGAGGCTGGTGATTTTGTTCTTAATTTTGGAGAAGTTGAAGTTGGAGGTCCACACAAAACCATTTTTCTGGATGTTGGTCGTCGTCAGGGAAAGTTCAACACCCTTGTTGTACATGGAGCCAATATTGGTGGTAACAGAGGCTCCTGGGATACCGGTAGTCCTTAAAACAGGAGCGTCAAGTACCAGATCGGTGACATCAGTGTGGAAGTAGTCAAAGGTAAGCCCTATCCTATCCTGCAGGAGGGCCATATCCAAACCTATGTCTAACTTCGTAGAAGACTCCCATCTGAGGTTTCTGTTTCCTACCTGTGTCGGGCTGAAGCCGTTTAGCTCCGCGTATTGTCCTCCGCCAAACAAGGTTCTGGAAGCAAAATCAGCAATGTTAGAGTTACCTACGATACCGTAACTCGCCCGGAGCTTTAGGTCATTTAGGAAGTCAAACTGATCCATGAAGTGCTCCTCAGATATTCTCCAACCAATCGAACCTGCCGGGAAATAACCCCGCTTGTTCTCCAGGCCAAAGCCGGAGAAGGCATCTGCACGGACTGCTGCCTCAGCATAGTACTTGTTGCCGAAGTCATAGGATAGACGGCCAAAATAAGAATCAAAGCCATTGTGCGTTCTTCTTCCGTCTGGCGCAAACTGGCTCACAAACGTCCCCGTCACAATGTCTTTGAAAAACGGATCGGCAAAATCCCCGGCATAGGTACCTATAGAGTGCTGCTCTACTTCCTGGAACTCGAAACCTGCGGTAGCTGAAACATTATGCTGGTCAGCAAGAAGCACATGATAGCTGGCATAGTTCGACCAGTTCCACTGGTTACGGCGAACGTTGTTTGTCTGCACTAGACCGTTGTATCTAGCCTTCCAACCCAAACCTTGGATATTGGGATCGCTATACTGATCTTCGAAATTGTCTATGTAGTCAATTCCGTACTTGGAGGTAAGCTTCAGATTCTTCACAGGCTCCACCTCAATGTAGGCATTCCCCAGCATGCGCTGCGACACGTTCTGGTTACGCTGCAGCTCCAACGTTCCCACCGGGTGGTAAAACTTGTTGAGATAGTACAGGTCCGATCGGTTCACTCCATCCCCTAAGTAGCCTTGCTCATTCAGGTAATAGAACCCGTCTTTCCCGTAGACAGGCAGGTTAGGCGCCGCATTGTAGCCCGATAGGGTAATACCTGCCAAGTAACTGTTGGAAAGCACCCCGTTATTGACCGTTTTGGTATAATTGGTGCTGATACCAGCTTTTAGCCACTCCTTTGGCGTGATGTCAAAGTTCAGGCGGGCAGATCCTCTTTGTAGGCTGTTTGCCTTTACAAATCCGTTTTGATCAGCATAGGAAACCGAACCGTAATAGGTCGCCTTTTCACTCCCTCCTGAAATTGAAAGCTGATGGTTCTGCATCACACCCTTCCTGAATATTTCATCCAGCCAATTGGTTCTGTCCGGTATACCGTCCTCGTTGATGTCCACATTGCCGGCAATAGGGTTCTTCCCCGCGTTTGCTGCTTTTTCATTTGTAATGGCAATAAAGTCGTCTCCATTCAACAAAGCAGGTGTACTTGCTGCTTCGTTATAACCTGTATAAAAGTCATACGTCACCTTTGCCGTTCCATTTTTCCCTCTCTTTGTGGTCACAAGCACGACCCCATTGGCAGCACGGGAGCCGTAAAGCGCTGCAGCAGCGGCATCTTTCAGCACCTCGATTGACTCGATATCGTTCGGGTTCAAGTCTGCTAGGGGGTTGTAACGGGTACCGTTACCACCGTTAAACGTGTTCAGGTTACTGACCTGTGCCATCGGCACACCATCAATGACGAAAAGAGGCTGTGAGCTGTTTGAAATAGACCCCACTCCACGGATTCTCACAGTAACACCGTCAGCCATCAATCCTGATGTGTTGGTAATCTGCACACCTGCCGCACGTCCTGACAACGCCTGGTCGAAGCTCTGTACCGGCTGATTCTCAATCTTTGCCGCAGCAATACTAGTGATCGAACCGGTTACATCTTTCACATCCTGCACCCCGTAGCCGACAACAACCACCTCCGAAAGCTTTTTGCTGTCCTCTGCTAAGCTGACATTAACCGAGGACTTACCTGCAGTACTTATCTCTTGGGTGACATAGCCTAAAAATGAAAAAATGAGGGTCGCATTCTCGTTCGGCAGACTTAAGGAATAGCTTCCGTCAGTGCCGGTGAACGTTCCAAGGGTAGTCCCCTTTACAATAACATTCACGCCAGGTAAGGCTTGTCCATTACCCGCATCGGTTACCCGTCCAGAGAATGTTCGACCTTGAGCCCACGACTGACACACTAGCGTCAGTACCAGGGCCAAGCTTAAGAGTAATTTGTGTTTCATAAAACTAGGTTAGAACAGTTAAAAAATTGGTTATCAAGAGGCGTTTACACGTAATATATAGCAGTCTATGAGGCTGTTGTATGTAAAAGATGAGGAAAAAGGGTCTATATTCAGTGCTGATGCTTCTATCATTAGAAAGAGCAGTTTTGCAGAAATGGTGTATGAACGCTGGAAGAAAATTAATCACCTGCTTCCAGATATCTTACGCCGCAGGTCCGGGATTTTCTCCAGTGTATCATTCTACACTGGAGGTGATGCACGTCTCTGTTAAGCTTGCAGAGCCTATTCGCCCTAACCTTGCCTCCACAAAGGAACTGGTCTTTACAGTAAAAGAATTGTAAATTCCTGCCTTTTCACCAGCAGGAATAAAATTTGTGTGCTGCCTGGTTTAACGAAAAAGCATCAGCTCCAGAACCTTAGTTGTTGGAACACAATTCGGCAGGATATTACAAGAACAGGCAATGAGAATGGTGTAATTTTGCAGCAGCGGCTACAGAAACACGAGTACAGGAACGACGCATCCGGGAATGTTTCACCCGCCACACAAAAGAAGAAACAATATAAACAACCCATATAGCTTGCATGCACGGCAAGGATGCCTTCAGGCATCACACATGGTCTGGAAAACAAAGTCGTGGAGGGTCCCGCCCTGATGTGGCTGATTTGTTTAAGGTGAGATGTAAACATTGAATCCCTCTGCGGCTTTTCTAGACTTACAATCTGTCTTGTCGAAATTAGTCTTCTACTGCTCACGATAAGGGTAAGATCAAGTTTACTCTCTTTCCTGATCATAGCTGTAAAAGCGAACCCCTTCCTTGGTTCCCCTGTCTTTTAAACTCCTCTAACCAAGCCATCACACCTAGACCTCCTATCTGATGCAGCGCAACAGTACTTGTTGAAGTAAATAACCCATGTATTGGAGAAGCTAGCGGTTTGCGGCCCCTCCTGCACTTATAGTCCCCTGGTCTAAAACTTTTTACTTGTAAACAGGCAACTGATTCCTACCAGCGTTGCTATCGGCGTCAGAAGATCTCCTGTCAGTTTATCTGAAACTTAAAAAGCATCATTTACACCCTTCCTCTCTTGCCTTAGCCCTGAAGAACAGGCGCCGCGCGTTTGAACAACTGAAGCAC includes:
- a CDS encoding helix-turn-helix domain-containing protein, with the protein product MERRAKLPVGVSYSHACEVVHVDDKNYYNFKPKVSANRIMSSFFTSLEDEVQPRGLGLKYAAVGQEHYCVQGKKYSVSRDKYLLVNNSVSSLDVAIKNTSTWSVCIDMDEALVNDMLLQLLQPNELDNYEEVSRYLLTPELFLREVAVSDSLRCFLDNIITSSASHSIERPAMELIYELIDYIVQGNVGVIKSYYKVKTAKLSTRKEVFRRLLIGKEVLDDSVFCQAGIKEVAESCCMSEFRFYRLFKQCFGDSPYNYLFKKRIEKSIELKKQGLSWVEIASLLNFTDLAAFSKGFKKTKGVAPTKAMINC
- a CDS encoding RagB/SusD family nutrient uptake outer membrane protein; the encoded protein is MNKMFRNNIVASLLFGTMVFSTVSCDVIEKEPIESLSPDAVFSSPERIEKAVIGIYDDNQNPSFLGGRALVYADIRGGDTDPASYFGGVGLFNTLSNDGTVMAAWTGGYRAIYTANLFLQALEENRSKVATVALANQYEAEAKFVRALNHWYLINLFAQPYNFTSDASHLGIPVALKAFDASSAFAPEAQLSRSTVAEVYAQIEKDLLFGELNLPITQGTNFSNVARATRGAAQALLMRLYLYKGENTKVIEYADKVTALGYQLNAAPITAFRDYLTKESIFSVAHNAADNPNTNSSIGNHYSPENRGDISISPYHAIATLADSDLRKSTLTTGKLGKVWTLKFTDATNWIPVVRYPEVILSKAEALARQSSAVNPEAIELINQLRRRAQASEFSVPDFASREELIETILLERRIELAFEGHGIFDRLRNKKDIPASSMYTVQPYGSNKTILPIPQVDVQANPNLVQNPGY
- a CDS encoding SusC/RagA family TonB-linked outer membrane protein, which encodes MKHKLLLSLALVLTLVCQSWAQGRTFSGRVTDAGNGQALPGVNVIVKGTTLGTFTGTDGSYSLSLPNENATLIFSFLGYVTQEISTAGKSSVNVSLAEDSKKLSEVVVVGYGVQDVKDVTGSITSIAAAKIENQPVQSFDQALSGRAAGVQITNTSGLMADGVTVRIRGVGSISNSSQPLFVIDGVPMAQVSNLNTFNGGNGTRYNPLADLNPNDIESIEVLKDAAAAALYGSRAANGVVLVTTKRGKNGTAKVTYDFYTGYNEAASTPALLNGDDFIAITNEKAANAGKNPIAGNVDINEDGIPDRTNWLDEIFRKGVMQNHQLSISGGSEKATYYGSVSYADQNGFVKANSLQRGSARLNFDITPKEWLKAGISTNYTKTVNNGVLSNSYLAGITLSGYNAAPNLPVYGKDGFYYLNEQGYLGDGVNRSDLYYLNKFYHPVGTLELQRNQNVSQRMLGNAYIEVEPVKNLKLTSKYGIDYIDNFEDQYSDPNIQGLGWKARYNGLVQTNNVRRNQWNWSNYASYHVLLADQHNVSATAGFEFQEVEQHSIGTYAGDFADPFFKDIVTGTFVSQFAPDGRRTHNGFDSYFGRLSYDFGNKYYAEAAVRADAFSGFGLENKRGYFPAGSIGWRISEEHFMDQFDFLNDLKLRASYGIVGNSNIADFASRTLFGGGQYAELNGFSPTQVGNRNLRWESSTKLDIGLDMALLQDRIGLTFDYFHTDVTDLVLDAPVLRTTGIPGASVTTNIGSMYNKGVELSLTTTNIQKNGFVWTSNFNFSKIKNKITSLFNDVPVVSGSSEAAVGQAIGEFKLIRWAGVNPENGNSMFLAKDGTKKQYNPATQKYYLMDGSETSDITANDAVYAGNPYPKWFGGFDNTFTYKGFDLGIFFQYSGGNKILNQTRQGLMTNYLNNNIAEIKDRWQKPGDVTNVPKLYLQDNISTRTSTRWLEDGDFLRLRQLSLGYNVPSSVINRIGLNNLRVYGQIQNVFVLTKYTGADPEVNTNRDVNIAYGVDNRSVPQSRSFTVGVSVGL